In Carya illinoinensis cultivar Pawnee chromosome 9, C.illinoinensisPawnee_v1, whole genome shotgun sequence, the following are encoded in one genomic region:
- the LOC122277540 gene encoding uncharacterized protein LOC122277540, which produces MAKGRKLTTSRSERLLGSFSYGNGHGHGSNGTDSSELGEEDVWSMVEGMTDREDHVLYGSNNSQGEWTAPASVESNGSVGFRSRRRIPRDDRQVGGLSLAFEESGRPTASSRIVHQFRGNDDVAAAPSPRGGHQMATSAPVNVPDWSKILRIDSVESLHELDEGLGDGDPEMVPPHEYLARSRKTAATSVFEGVGRTLKGRDMRRIRDAVWSQTGFDG; this is translated from the coding sequence ATGGCGAAGGGTCGGAAATTGACGACGAGCCGAAGCGAAAGGTTACTGGGGAGCTTCAGCTACGGCAACGGCCACGGTCATGGGTCGAACGGAACGGACTCGTCGGAGCTCGGAGAAGAAGATGTCTGGTCCATGGTTGAAGGCATGACTGACCGGGAGGACCACGTCCTTTACGGCAGCAACAATTCGCAGGGGGAGTGGACTGCACCCGCCTCTGTGGAGAGCAACGGGAGCGTGGGCTTCAGGAGCCGCCGCCGGATCCCCCGGGATGACCGACAGGTGGGTGGGCTGTCGTTGGCCTTCGAGGAATCGGGCCGCCCGACAGCGTCTTCTAGGATCGTGCACCAGTTCCGCGGGAACGATGACGTTGCGGCAGCACCGTCTCCACGTGGGGGCCACCAAATGGCCACGTCGGCGCCAGTGAACGTGCCGGACTGGAGCAAGATCCTCCGAATCGACTCGGTCGAGTCGCTGCACGAGCTGGACGAAGGCCTGGGCGATGGCGACCCGGAGATGGTGCCACCACACGAGTACCTGGCGCGTAGCCGGAAGACGGCTGCCACCTCGGTTTTTGAGGGCGTGGGCCGGACGCTGAAGGGCCGGGATATGAGACGGATCAGAGATGCGGTTTGGAGTCAGACCGGGTTCGATGGTTAA
- the LOC122277170 gene encoding cysteine-rich receptor-like protein kinase 26 has product MAIMLSSTLVLLFVAAIFRIISQAVAQPAFLYHSCLYDDRDNYISNSTYEANLNHLLHSISNTSTEIINNGFYNSSYGQNINEVHAIGLCRGDVQLDVCRGCLYNASYLLPELCPDHKEAIGWYDHCMLRYSNRSILGGIETSPNFTMWGINNVSANYADQFFDVVRSLLERLIRSRAAARYSLRKFASGNATVSNFKTIYALVQCTPDLSEQECNDCLLGASEGIPRCCDGKEGGRIARPSCDIRFEVYPFYNSTIHSPPPYHSPPTPPPYHPPTRSYYPRQRPYHPPTPTDPHRSPIRKGNLNFIVVLASITFLGLISSIAGIYIRAKRGRNKVENEIIGSIPFDFDNIKVATNNFSEANKLRESEFGNVYKGRFSDKVITVKRLSMGYGQQGVEFEDKVLSLTRLQHPNIVQLLGCSVKGNERLLIYDFVPNTSLDHYLSDPLKLATLDWEMRYKIIRGIAQGVLYLHEKYNLCLNHGLKASNIFLDEEMNPKISDFCLKSLHSLDQVPENTSRIGRTNGAPDVMHMPLISMKSDVFNFGVLVLEIVCGQKNNCFRNEGNADNLLSCAWKNFTEGTASEIIDPTILMPDGSTSEIMNCILAALLCAEANEADRPTMASVVTMLDGFDKHGSIEIEIPLFEDDHKVLGRRTFRQSVRRLFWKQKSFRVLQS; this is encoded by the exons ATGGCAATAATGCTTTCGTCAACATTAGTTCTTCTGTTCGTCGCTGCCATTTTCAGGATAATTTCTCAAGCCGTTGCACAGCCAGCCTTCCTATACCATTCCTGTTTATACGACGACAGGGATAACTACATTTCTAATAGTACATATGAGGCAAACCTCAATCACCTCCTCCACTCCATATCCAACACCAGTACCGAAATTATCAACAACGGATTCTACAACTCCTCTTATGGCCAGAACATCAACGAAGTACACGCAATTGGACTCTGTAGAGGAGATGTTCAACTGGATGTTTGCCGTGGTTGCCTCTACAATGCTAGTTACCTTCTCCCTGAGCTCTGTCCCGATCATAAGGAGGCAATTGGGTGGTACGACCACTGTATGCTACGCTACTCAAATCGCTCGATTTTGGGTGGCATAGAAACCAGCCCCAATTTCACCATGTGGGGCATCAATAACGTATCGGCTAACTATGCGGATCAGTTCTTTGACGTTGTTAGGAGCTTGCTGGAAAGGCTAATTAGAAGTCGAGCTGCCGCACGCTATTCTCTTCGTAAGTTTGCATCAGGGAATGCAACCGTATCAAACTTCAAAACCATATATGCACTCGTGCAATGCACGCCTGATTTATCTGAACAAGAATGCAACGATTGCTTGCTTGGGGCATCTGAAGGTATTCCACGATGTTGTGATGGGAAGGAAGGTGGGAGAATCGCTAGACCCAGCTGTGATATCAGGTTTGAGGTCTACCCGTTCTATAACTCAACAATTCATTCGCCACCCCCTTATCATTCGCCACCCACGCCACCCCCTTATCATCCGCCAACCCGAAGTTATTATCCCAGGCAACGCCCTTATCATCCGCCAACCCCAACTGATCCTCACAGGTCGCCTATTAGAAAAG GGAACCTGAACTTTATTGTAGTTTTGGCATCTATTACTTTTCTGGGACTAATCTCGTCCATCGCGGGCATCTATATAAGGGCGAAGCGGGGAAGGAATAAAGTTGAAA ATGAGATAATTGGATCCATACCATTCGACTTTGACAATATTAAAGTTGCCACGAACAACTTCTCCGAAGCAAATAAACTCCGTGAAAGTGAATTTGGTAATGTTTATAAG GGTAGGTTCTCTGATAAAGTCATTACTGTAAAAAGGCTGTCAATGGGTTATGGACAACAAGGGGTAGAATTTGAGGATAAGGTCCTTTCGCTGACTAGACTTCAACACCCTAATATTGTTCAGCTCCTAGGCTGTTCCGTCAAAGGAAATGAAAGACTTCTAATATATGATTTTGTTCCAAATACAAGCCTTGATCACTACCTGTCTG ATCCGCTCAAGCTTGCAACTTTGGATTGGGAAATGCGCTACAAAATCATAAGAGGCATTGCACAAGGGGTTCTTTACCTTCATGAAAAATATAACCTATGTTTGAATCATGGTCTTAAAGCTAGTAACATATTTCTGGACGAAGAAATGAATCCAAAGATTTCAGATTTTTGCTTGAAAAGTTTGCATTCATTGGATCAAGTTCCCGAGAATACAAGTAGAATTGGGAGGACCAA CGGAGCTCCAGATGTGATGCACATGCCGTTGATCTCAATGAAGTCCGATGTCTTTAACTTCGGTGTATTAGTCTTGGAGATAGTGTGCGGGCAGAAGAACAATTGCTTTCGAAACGAGGGGAATGCGGACAATCTTTTGAGCTGT GCTTGGAAAAACTTCACTGAAGGAACTGCTTCAGAAATTATAGATCCCACAATATTGATGCCAGATGGCTCAACATCTGAAATAATGAACTGCATCCTCGCTGCCTTACTCTGTGCTGAAGCAAATGAAGCTGATAGACCAACCATGGCTTCAGTTGTTACCATGCTCGACGGTTTTGACAAACATGGAAGCATTGAAATCGAAATCCCTTTATTTGAGGATGATCATAAAGTGTTAGGTAGGAGAACTTTCCGTCAGAGCGTCCGGAGATTGTTTTGGAAGCAAAAAAGCTTTCGAGTCCTACAATCATAG